From Lolium perenne isolate Kyuss_39 chromosome 5, Kyuss_2.0, whole genome shotgun sequence, a single genomic window includes:
- the LOC127298484 gene encoding dihydroceramide fatty acyl 2-hydroxylase FAH1 — protein MVAQAFTVDLDKPLVFQVGHLEEQYQDWVHQPIVSKEGPRFFANDVLEFLTRTKWWAVPLIWLPVVCWCLNQSIQMGHTVSEVALMVVAGIFIWTLIEYTLHRYLFHIDTKSYWTNTAHYLLHGCHHKHPMDGLRLVFPPTAAAILCYPFWSLVKLFTTTSTTPGVFGGGLLGYVIYDCTHYYLHHAHPSFDPAKHLKKYHLNHHFRIQNKGFGITSTLWDHVFGTLPSTKTADKST, from the exons ATGGTTGCACAAGCTTTTACAGTAGATTTGGACAAGCCTCTTGTATTTCAG GTTGGTCATCTAGAGGAACAGTATCAGGACTGGGTTCACCAGCCAATTGTTAGTAAGGAGGGCCCACGATTTTTCGCCAATGATGTTTTGGAG TTCTTAACACGGACGAAATGGTGGGCAGTTCCTCTTATTTGGTTGCCTGTTGTTTGCTGGTGCCTGAATCAATCGATCCAAATGGGCCACACAGTTTCCGAAGTGGCGCTGATGGTTGTGGCAGGAATATTTATCTGGACACTGATTGAATACACGTTGCATCGGTACCTGTTCCACATAGATACTAAAAGTTACTG GACAAACACAGCTCATTATCTTCTGCATGGATGCCATCACAAGCATCCAATGGATGGACTTCGGCTTGTGTTTCCACCAACTGCTGCAGCCATCTTGTGTTATCCG TTCTGGAGTCTAGTCAAGCTCTTTACTACTACGTCTACCACTCCTGGTGTGTTTGGAGGTGGCCTGTTGGGCTATGTGATCTATGATTGCACACACTACTACCTGCATCATGCCCATCCCTCATTTGATCCAGCAAAACATCTGAAG AAATACCATCTGAACCACCACTTCAGAATTCAAAACAAGGGCTTTGGAATAACATCAACCCTTTGGGATCATGTGTTTGGAACACTGCCTTCAACGAAAACTGCTGACAAGAGCACTTGA